In Carya illinoinensis cultivar Pawnee chromosome 10, C.illinoinensisPawnee_v1, whole genome shotgun sequence, one DNA window encodes the following:
- the LOC122279127 gene encoding uncharacterized protein LOC122279127 isoform X1, whose translation MEHKSDETSHDKNENLMGSEVLNSNQPEMDGKDVLSPVLSPPGHHVQVNMADQKVEENVPKDPLSEDMWAYGEVNMEASITTDDVIRAGGFGARDDISSFLPVASDSTDFEATIRDARDYEEPQGEICRPGLGWTETTEAE comes from the exons ATGGAGCACAAATCAGATGAAACTTCACATG ATAAGAATGAAAACTTAATGGGGAGTGAAGTATTGAACTCCAATCAGCCCGAGATGGATGGAAAAGATGTTCTGAGTCCGGTTTTAAGTCCTCCTGGACATCATGTACAAGTTAACATGGCTGATCAGAAAGTTGAAGAAAATGTACCTAAAGATCCACTTTCTGAAGATATGTGGGCTTATGGGGAAGTTAACATGGAAGCCTCCATTACAACCGATGATGTTATACGGGCTGGTGGCTTTGGAGCTAGAGATGATATAAGTAGCTTTCTTCCTGTTGCTAGTGATTCTACCGACTTTGAAGCTACTATCCGTGATGCTCGAGACTATGAAGAACCGCAGGGGGAGATATGCAGACCAGGTCTTGGCTGGACAGAAACTACAGAAGCAGAATAG
- the LOC122279127 gene encoding uncharacterized protein LOC122279127 isoform X2: protein MPPDKNENLMGSEVLNSNQPEMDGKDVLSPVLSPPGHHVQVNMADQKVEENVPKDPLSEDMWAYGEVNMEASITTDDVIRAGGFGARDDISSFLPVASDSTDFEATIRDARDYEEPQGEICRPGLGWTETTEAE, encoded by the coding sequence ATGCCACCAGATAAGAATGAAAACTTAATGGGGAGTGAAGTATTGAACTCCAATCAGCCCGAGATGGATGGAAAAGATGTTCTGAGTCCGGTTTTAAGTCCTCCTGGACATCATGTACAAGTTAACATGGCTGATCAGAAAGTTGAAGAAAATGTACCTAAAGATCCACTTTCTGAAGATATGTGGGCTTATGGGGAAGTTAACATGGAAGCCTCCATTACAACCGATGATGTTATACGGGCTGGTGGCTTTGGAGCTAGAGATGATATAAGTAGCTTTCTTCCTGTTGCTAGTGATTCTACCGACTTTGAAGCTACTATCCGTGATGCTCGAGACTATGAAGAACCGCAGGGGGAGATATGCAGACCAGGTCTTGGCTGGACAGAAACTACAGAAGCAGAATAG
- the LOC122279126 gene encoding cytokinin dehydrogenase 1-like, translating to MGSPPLCFLKQITITELKIFMILFISCILDETNICSSDSFGTLKVPPRSNSTNILSSLETLPLDGYFSFENNHHAARDFGNMYHFLPSVVLHPKSVLDISTTIRHIFQMGSASELTVAARGRAHSLQGQAQAHQGIVISMESLQALEMQVHTGEMPYVEVSGGELWINILHETLKHGLAPKSWTDYLHLTVGGTLSNAGISGQAFRHGPQIDNIYQLEVVTGKGEVVTCSEKQNNDLFHAVLGGLGQFGIITRARISLELAPKMVKWIRVLYSEFSIFSKDQEHLISSENTFDYIEGFVIINRTGLLNNWVSSFSPKDPLQAREFKSDGRTLYCLEMVKYFNPDETKTMNQITENLLSKLSYIPSTLFHSEVSYARFLDRVHVSEKKLQAKGLWEVPHPWLNLLIPKSRISDFAKEVFGNIVTETSNGPILIYPVNQSKWNNKTSLVTPDEDVFYLVAFLSSAVPYSTGTDGLEHILTKNKRILNFCATAQLGMKQYLPHYNTREEWQTHFGSLWEVFLQRKSAYDPWAILAPGQRIFQKATRTS from the exons ATGGGGTCACCACCTTTGTGCTTCCTCAAGCAGATCACCATTACAGAACTaaaaattttcatgattttattcATAAGCTGTATACTTGATGAAACCAATATATGTTCTAGCGACTCTTTTGGCACCCTAAAGGTTCCACCTCGTTCAAATTCGACCAATATTCTTTCATCACTGGAAACACTTCCTCTAGATGGTTACTTCAGTTTTGAAAACAATCACCATGCAGCCAGGGACTTCGGCAACATGTATCATTTCCTCCCTTCAGTAGTCCTGCATCCAAAATCAGTGCTTGATATTTCCACCACGATAAGGCATATTTTCCAGATGGGTTCTGCTTCGGAGCTAACAGTTGCTGCTAGAGGCCGTGCTCACTCTCTCCAGGGTCAAGCTCAAGCCCATCAAGGCATAGTTATCAGCATGGAATCACTTCAGGCACTAGAAATGCAAGTTCACACTGGGGAGATGCCTTATGTGGAAGTTTCAGGTGGCGAGTTGTGGATAAATATTCTACATGAGACTCTTAAACATGGGCTGGCACCTAAATCTTGGACAGATTACCTTCATCTCACCGTTGGGGGTACTCTATCAAATGCAGGAATAAGCGGGCAGGCATTCAGGCATGGACCCCAGATCGATAACATCTACCAGCTGGAGGTTGTCACAG GAAAGGGAGAAGTGGTTACCTGTTCAGAGAAGCAAAACAACGACCTCTTCCATGCTGTTCTTGGTGGCCTTGGACAGTTTGGCATAATCACTCGAGCTAGAATTTCTCTTGAATtagcaccaaagatg GTGAAATGGATTAGAGTGCTCTACTCAGAATTCTCCATATTTTCCAAGGATCAAGAGCACTTGATATCATCCGAGAATACATTCGACTACATCGAAGGATTTGTGATTATAAATAGAACAGGACTTCTTAATAACTGGGTATCTTCTTTCAGTCCcaaggatccacttcaagcccGTGAATTCAAGTCAGATGGAAGAACTCTGTACTGTCTTGAAATGGTCAAATACTTCAATCCGGACGAGACTAAAACTATGAATCAG ATTACTGAGAACTTATTGTCAAAGCTGAGTTATATTCCATCCACACTCTTCCACTCAGAAGTTTCTTATGCGAGGTTTCTGGATAGAGTGCATGTGTCTGAGAAAAAACTACAAGCAAAAGGTTTATGGGAAGTTCCTCACCCATGGCTGAATCTTCTCATCCCTAAGAGCAGAATTTCTGACTTTGCCAAGGAGGTCTTTGGCAACATTGTTACGGAGACAAGCAATGGCCCTATCCTTATCTACCCAGTCAACCAATCCAA GTGGAACAATAAAACATCTTTAGTTACCCCAGATGAAGATGTTTTCTACCTAGTGGCATTCTTATCCTCCGCAGTGCCTTATTCTACAGGAACAGATGGCTTAGAGCACATTTtaaccaaaaacaaaaggatTCTAAACTTTTGTGCCACAGCCCAACTTGGAATGAAGCAATACCTGCCCCACTACAATACACGAGAAGAGTGGCAAACTCACTTCGGCTCCCTTTGGGAAGTATTTTTACAGAGGAAATCAGCCTATGACCCTTGGGCAATTCTTGCTCCTGGACAAAGAATCTTCCAGAAAGCAACACGCACCTCATGA